One Erythrobacter aureus DNA segment encodes these proteins:
- a CDS encoding CBU_0592 family membrane protein: MGCIIGAYAYLTWNDEPNPFVLHGTNLTGAALLTVSLLVHTNWPSLVLEGFWAAIAIWGLGKALRARRTKA; encoded by the coding sequence ATGGGCTGCATCATCGGCGCCTATGCCTATCTGACGTGGAACGACGAACCGAACCCCTTCGTTCTTCATGGCACGAACCTAACCGGCGCCGCGCTGCTCACCGTATCGCTGCTGGTCCACACCAACTGGCCGAGCCTCGTGCTCGAAGGGTTCTGGGCGGCAATCGCCATCTGGGGCCTGGGAAAAGCGCTTCGCGCGCGGAGAACGAAAGCATGA
- a CDS encoding (d)CMP kinase → MIIAVDGPTASGKGTIAKALARHFGLPHLDTGLLYRAAGRQVFLDGGDPDDGGDALAAASFPDSLLDDPQLRDEETGGLASRVSVHPALRQALFERQRAFATQEGGAVLDGRDIGTVIAPEADAKLFVTASVEARAQRRFLEMRERGAGVTLLEIRDDLRRRDERDRNRAVAPLVPAEDAMVIDTSALGKEEAIAAAIEAVKQAIS, encoded by the coding sequence ATGATTATCGCCGTCGACGGACCAACCGCCAGTGGGAAAGGCACCATTGCCAAGGCGCTTGCCCGGCATTTTGGGCTGCCCCATCTCGATACCGGATTGCTCTATCGCGCGGCCGGGCGACAGGTATTTCTCGACGGGGGCGATCCCGACGATGGCGGAGATGCGCTGGCGGCGGCCAGCTTTCCCGACAGCCTGCTGGACGATCCGCAACTGCGCGATGAAGAAACCGGCGGGCTCGCCAGCCGCGTTTCGGTGCACCCAGCACTGCGCCAGGCGCTGTTCGAGCGGCAACGGGCTTTTGCGACCCAGGAAGGCGGAGCTGTGCTGGACGGACGCGATATCGGCACCGTCATCGCACCCGAAGCCGACGCAAAACTTTTCGTCACCGCCAGCGTCGAAGCGCGCGCCCAGCGCCGTTTCCTCGAAATGCGCGAGCGCGGGGCCGGGGTCACTCTGTTGGAGATCCGCGACGATCTGCGCCGCCGCGACGAACGCGACCGCAATCGCGCGGTGGCGCCATTGGTCCCGGCCGAGGATGCTATGGTGATCGATACCAGCGCGCTCGGAAAGGAAGAAGCGATTGCCGCAGCGATCGAGGCAGTGAAACAAGCCATCTCCTGA
- a CDS encoding bifunctional helix-turn-helix transcriptional regulator/GNAT family N-acetyltransferase: MIDVVAQMGPAFLGSRLKRLGERMQAGAASVLTDAGVPLQPGHMTAMAALRTGPKTVGQLAEASGTSQPGMTRTVGHLKKLGLATDEACADQRSRMIALTERGQSMALRIATEVWPRVGAAAEEILARVEGDFLHHLAIIEDALAEASIAERAARTGPQTLTLREYTPALAREFHDINREWIESMFAMEKADREILEHPQERIVDPGGDIIFVEAAGLGIVGTCALLKTGPGAFELTKMGVRECARGLKAGEFLLAGMIDRARELGAQKLYLLTNSKCAPAIHLYEKLGFEHDRGILDAYAARYERCDVAMLYKGA; this comes from the coding sequence ATGATCGATGTCGTCGCCCAGATGGGGCCAGCCTTTCTGGGCAGCAGGCTAAAGCGGCTCGGTGAACGCATGCAGGCGGGCGCGGCCAGCGTCCTGACCGATGCCGGGGTTCCGTTGCAGCCCGGCCACATGACGGCGATGGCGGCGCTGAGAACCGGCCCCAAGACCGTCGGCCAGCTGGCCGAGGCGAGCGGGACCAGCCAGCCTGGCATGACGCGCACGGTTGGGCACCTGAAAAAGCTGGGCCTTGCCACGGACGAGGCCTGCGCCGATCAGCGCAGCCGCATGATCGCGCTCACCGAACGGGGGCAGAGCATGGCGCTGCGCATCGCGACCGAGGTATGGCCGCGGGTCGGCGCGGCAGCCGAGGAAATTCTTGCCCGCGTCGAGGGCGATTTTCTCCACCATCTGGCGATCATTGAAGACGCTCTGGCCGAAGCCTCGATCGCGGAACGCGCAGCACGAACCGGCCCGCAAACGCTTACCCTGCGCGAGTACACGCCCGCCCTCGCCCGCGAGTTCCACGACATCAACCGCGAATGGATCGAGAGCATGTTCGCGATGGAAAAGGCCGACCGCGAAATCCTCGAACATCCGCAGGAACGGATAGTCGATCCCGGAGGCGACATCATCTTCGTTGAAGCGGCGGGGCTTGGCATCGTTGGGACCTGCGCACTGCTCAAGACCGGCCCGGGCGCTTTCGAACTGACCAAGATGGGCGTGCGCGAATGCGCGCGCGGGCTGAAGGCGGGGGAATTCCTGCTCGCCGGAATGATCGATCGCGCGCGCGAACTCGGCGCGCAGAAGCTGTATCTGCTCACCAACAGCAAGTGTGCACCGGCAATACACCTCTACGAAAAGCTCGGCTTCGAACACGATCGCGGGATTTTGGACGCCTACGCCGCACGGTACGAACGATGCGATGTGGCCATGCTCTACAAGGGGGCCTAG